The sequence ATTGTGTAATGATACTTAATTGCCCTGAGCCTGATTTAAAAGATGCTGCTCAATGACGCGCTCCACTTTCGGCAAAACATAATGGCTTCCTTCTCCATTTTTCACATCTTCAATCAACATGACTGTCAGGAAGCCGCCTTTTTCTGCATCAAAAGCAACAAACCAGCCATTTTCCTGCCCTTTTTCGTCCTTGCTCATCTTCAGTTCAGCTGTTCCGGTCTTGCCGGCCAGTTTCACCTCCGGAACATCGACCGAGCGGGCTGTTCCGTTCGGCGATTCAATGACCTGGATCAAGTCCTGGCGGATGATATCGGCCGTCTGTTCACTCATGACACTTTCATGCCATACTTCACCTTGCTCTGCACTTTGCATGATCAGCTGAGGGCTGATCAAATTGCCCTTATTAAGAAACGGTGTATACATAAAGGCAAGATGAACCGGTGACGTTTCCACCTGGCCCTGTCCGTACCCGGTATCAGCAAGCCGGACTTCACTCTTGATTCCTTCTTCTCCTGCAAGTATCGATTGGTAAACCGGATAGGCAAACGGAACATTTTCATAAAACCCATACATTTTGGCTGACTCCATGAATTTTTCCTTGCCGATTGCCAGGGCTGCCTGGGCAAAATAGATGTTATCAGACATGACAAGGGCTTTTTGGAGGTCGACCGGCCCGCCTGGATCCGAAACCCGGGTGACATGATAGCCGCCCCATGATGAATCCTTTTTCCATGTTTTCCCGGAAACATTAATCGTCGTTTCAGGGGTGATCGCACCTGTTTCAAGTCCGATTGCCGCTGTAATCGGCTTGAATGTCGATCCAGGCGCATAGCGCATGCCGAATCTGGCCTTCAGCTCGTCTTTGCCGGCACCATCTCCCGGCCGGTTCGGCAGCTGATCATTTGGATCGTATGACGGAGCGCTTGCCATTGCCAAAATCTCTCCGGTCTTTGGATGAATGGCCACGCCGGCGCCCTGTTCACCTTCGAGCTGCCGGTACATGCCTTCCTGAATGGAAATATCAATGGCAAGACGTATCGTTTCCCCGTGCTGCGCCGGCTTTTCTGCAAGTACTGTACGATCTCCTTCTCCGCTTACGATATTAATCCTGGCCCCCGCTTCACCGCGGAGTTTTTCTTCAAACACTTTTTCAAGGCCGCGCCGTCCAATCATATCGTTCGGTCCATAACTTTTGTCAGGGTGCGCCTCTAGATCCTCTGCCGTTACTTTCGCTGTATATCCAGTCAAATGAGCGGCAGCTTCCTTATATGGGTATACCCTGTCCGACACTTCTCTTACCATGGTTCCTTTTACAGCCTGGATTTGTTTGCTTGTTTCAGTCTCGTCGGCCGGTATCCGGGCAATCGGAACAAAGCTTTCAGGATTGACCCATGACAAACCGAGCTGCTTTCGGATATGATCCTCTCCAACACCAAGGATTTCAGCCGCCTCTTTGACCGACTGATCTTCCTGGCCCTCCATCCGGCCGGGCACCATACCGACTTCAAGCACTGTTCCCTTTGTCGCAAGCTTCACGCCATTGCGGTCCTCAATATCACCGCGTTCGGGCGGCAGTGCTACCGGGATAACTTTATCCCCCGGAGCGAGTTCAGGAAAAATCAATGTCGTATCCCACTTGACCGTCCAGCGTGCCTCTTCCTCGATCTCTTCCTGACGGAGGGTCGCCTCATGTTCGAATTCAATCGGACCGGCAATCGTATCCATCTTTACGCGATACGGAAATGTGACCGTCCCGTCCTCACCCGGCTCCGTTTCTTCTTCCGGACGGTCAAATTCCACCTTGAGATTGCTGACATCAAGGTCTTCATAAATTTTTTCATACCGGCCGGTGAAGTCCTCTTTCGCTATTCTTTTTTTCGTTTCTGCCGTAAGCATGCTGTACATGCTGTTAAAATCTTTATCATTCCAGTGCTCCACATAGTTCGCAAAAGCGTCTGCAGGCTTCGGTTTTTCCGCACACCCGCTTAATGCAAGTAAACTTAGTGCAGTTAGAACTAGAAATAAGAAAAAAAAAGGTCTGTTCCGCATGTTGATCTCCCTTCCATGCTTCGGCTCTTACTAAAACTGTAAATGCGCCTGCACCTTGCAATCAATTAATCTGCTCCGCTAAAAGAAAAGGCTGAGGTCAAACTGTAATAATTCAGTCATTGTGGAAACAACCTGGAATTCCACTCTTAACAACAATTGATTTCACAGGGTAAAACGCACAATAGAAAAAATTTTGAGAGGTGTGCTTTTTTATGAAAGAGGTTATTCCATAAAAGCACTCTTTAATGGAATAACCTCTTGAATAGGATAGCGTTTATTCTGGAACTTATCCATTCCTTTCCGCTGCAGGCATTCGATTTACGCCGGGCGTCCGGGAAGCCTCCAACAACTTTAATCGCACTAAAATTGTCAGGTGACACCAGTTATTGTCATCCTGTTAACTGGTATGCTGTTTCTATTTAAACCGGCAGGCCTTTCGATTCCCCGATTTCAAGCTTTTCGGTTATAAGCGCCTCGATTTTTTCTTTTTCCGCTTTCGGAATCAGCATCGTCTGATGTTTGCGTGTAAAAAACGCCTGCTTATGATACACACATAGCCGGTAATGAAGTCCGCTCCCGTTCCAGCGATAGGAGCTGATATCCTCCCAGGGAATGGTGAACCCATTTATAGTAAGCCCTTTCGTTCTGATTTCCATCACATTGAATAACAGAACGAGAGTAAAACTGTAAAGCATCCCCATCGGAAACAAAAAGAGAAGATGGTTTGAAACAGGCAATAAGAACATCCCTGCTGCAGCCCCAAGGACAAAGATTGCCGCCAAGACGACAGCAGTCCGGTACTGCCATGTGTTAGTGGACTTTATGACAATCGAACCGAATTCAGTCTGGAAAACATGTCCGTACGGATATAAAATATCGCCGAACCCTTTCTGCCTGAAAAAGTGATAAACGACCAAGCTGAAATTAACGGCAAAGAGAAACAGGGCTGTATACACTACCATAACAGTCCAGTCCAAACCATATGCCCCCTTTTTTGGCCTTTCCGAAAAATGCTTTCAGGCTCAGCCTCAATCAAGATGTTTATGCTTCTATTTACTTTTTCTAAGTAAATTAAGAAATTCCTGCTTCAGAGACCGTGAATACTGAAATTTTGTTAGTGATGGTGTATGATTTAGTCGAAAAATGCGATTGGTGGAGGGCGCTTTGGCACGTACTTTAGTGAACAATTTAAGTTTTTTCATTCGCCAATTCGCTCTGTATGCCGAGCCGGCTTATTAAAACTATATCTGCCCAGTCCGGTGTTTATTCCCTCTGCAATGACAAAGCGATCATTTCATACTTCTCTTCCTAAAAAGACAAACTAGGAAAAAGGAGGGATGAAAATGGCAGAGGATAAAAAGCGGGGCCGGCAAATGGAAGTTGAGCATCCGCACATCAGGGAAATCGAGCACGTCACAAGGCATCCAGGAATCGAACAGGATTTCAATATGCGTGTTCCGGCACAGCCTCCGGCAGATATTACCGGGCTGGAAACCGGAAATGAAGCAAAGGGATGATTTTTTCAAAAAAAAAAAGGAGGAAAAAACCCCCGTCACGCCCAGCAGGTTACGCCGGCGGTTTTTTCTGCTGGTTAGAGGTCATCCGTGAATCTGTACAGCGCTTCAGCAACGCCGTTTTCATCATTGCCTGCCGTAGTCATGGAACATAATGATTTAATCTCCGGCTTCGCATTTCCCATCGCGACACTGTAGCGCACTTTTTCAAACATCGAGACATCGTTGAAATTGTCGCCGATGGCCATGGTGTTTTCCATCGGGATTCCGAGGGAATCCGCCAGCTTCACCAGGGCATTTCCCTTAGAAGAATCTTTATGCTGCAGTTCAAAGTTATTGTCAGCAGAAGAGACGATGGAAACATGTTCGAGACCATGGAATTCAGCCCAGCCCTTTTCAAGCCGGCCGCGATCCATGGAAAAAGCGAGGACTTTATAATATTCTTTACTGCCTTCCATAATATCGGCAGCTGTTTTGAAATAGGTAAATTCACCCTGGTCGAAATGTTTGTTGATCATATAAACGAAATCCGTTTCATCAAATTCCGGATTTGCACTTTTAAAACGGTCGATTTCAGCGAGCATCCGTTCACGGCCATTATCCGGGGTGTAAATCGATTTATCGGTATAAACTTCGAAGTGGAAATTTTCCGCAGCGAGCCATGAGACGATACGGTCAATATCCTGTTCCCGCATCGGAATCGATCTCAGCAGTTCCCCTGATTTGGAATGTGCAGTGGCACCATTGGTACCGATCACATGGGTCTTGATTCCGGATCTTTCTGATATCGTATGGACGTCATAAAAGACCCGACCGGTTGCGATTGCCACTTCCACGCCATTTTCCTGGGCATAGCGGATGGCATCCGCATTCTCCCTGCTCACTTCTCCCCTGTTGTTTAATAGGGTTCCATCCATGTCAATTGCTACAAGTTTCATGCTGTCAACTCCTCATATTCTTGGGTCATCTTCTGTTGTCAGGATCGTAACTCCTGCCTGTTTTAATATCCGAAGGAACGGTTCATCAGGGAGCCTGTCGGTCACCAGGACGTCGATGTCCTGAAGTGAAGCGAATTGGTAGAAATACGGCTTGCCGAACTTTGAATGGTCGGTAAGCAGGATGACTTGATCGGCCTGGTCGATCATCTTCTTTTTGATCATCCCGTCTTCTTCATATTGAATGGCAAGGCCGGTGTCCATAATTCCGCCGACGCCGATAAACGCCTTGTCTGCATGATATTCCGCCAGCTTTTCAACTGCGGAAGTCCCGTATAAAAACCGGTGGTGCTTGTTGAGCCTGCCGCCAAGCAAATACATTTCGACACGGTCTTTTTGCGACAGGATTTCCACCTGGTTGATTGAATTCGTCACAACCGTGATATCCAGGGCTGTAAGGCTTTCTGCACAGGCCTGTACCGTTGTTGAGGTATCGAGAATTATGTTCTCCCCGTTTTTAATGAGGGAAGCCGCCAGTTTTCCGATTGCACGCTTTTCCTCAGATACATCCATCAGCCTGTCCTGATATGTTTTAAGCCTGCCTTCAATATCAGGTAAAACCGCCCCGCCCCGGGTCCTGTTCAAATCCCCTCGTTCCTCGAGTTTAACGAGATCACGGCGTGCTGTATCCCTGGACACATTAAACATCCGGCAAATGTGATCGACTGATATTCTTTTATGCTCTTTTAAATAATCAAGGATGGACGCCATCCGCTCTTCCTGATACATATTCGCTCTCCGTTATCTTAATGGTCTATGCGTTTATCATAAGTCTTTTTAAGTAATGATGCAACTTTTTGCAGTTATTTTATAATAATGACTTATATAAACTTAACATGACTTATTTAGGCTTAAATCGACATCATCCTAAAAGATGGACACTATAAGCAATGAACAGCTGGGCACCGAAATAAGACCCCATCACCAGATATTCAGCAATGGAAAACCGCTCCTTGAACCGGTTCCAGGCGAGCACTGCATCGGAAAAATAAAATAGCAGGGCGCCGCTGACAGCTGCTGTACTTCCTGTCAGTGCTGCAGCGAAAACCATGATCGAAATAACAGCAATGTAGGAAGTGACAGCGATAAGCAGCCCGTTCCCTCCTTCTTCGCTGACTTCTTTTTTTAAAGAGGAAAAAAACATGCTTCCAGAAATAACGAGGAACAGAACCGCAATGACCGGCAGTATGTCAAGAAACTTTAGCAAAGCTTCATTCCAGAAAGCCGCCGCGTATAAAAGATGTGCAGCGAAAAAGCTGGCAAGCCCCTGCAGAAAACGGTCTGATGGAAGCATAAGGAACACATCGCCGGCCATTGAAAGCAGCAGCCCGGCGATAATAAGCCAGCCGTAAATTGAGTTAAGGGCACCTCCGCTGATACTAAATAAAATGATTAACACCATTGTTCCCGGTTTTAATATGTACTTAATCATTTGTTTTTCATACCGGATTGCAGCCAGGTACACCCCGCCGGAAATGATGGCTGCTGCCGCAAAGGCAAACGCCGGATTTTCCATGTTGCGTCCCTCCTTTATTTGCCGATTATTTCTCCAGCAAGAGTGTAAATCCCTTCTGTTTTTTTGTGCCTGGTTCAATAAGAAGGCTCGCAGTGGGCTCCGGTTATTTTTTGGGGGCATTCGGAAGTTGGCATAAGAACGGCGGGCAGGGTTCAGGCTTGATTGCTTTCTCAGCGTGATTAGCAAACGGTTTGGTGTGAAAAACACGAATTATGGCGCGTAAAGGGAATTGCGGCGTGAAAAAGGGGGGGATTGGCGTGATTGTTGGAGTATACAGCGTGAATTAACGGCAGTTTGGCGCGTTTCCTGAATGTAAGGCGTGAAAGCGAATACGTCAACAGGCAGCGGCGGGAATACTTCTCCGTTTGGCGTGAAAACAGCTCGATTCGGCGTATACTACACGAGTTTTGGCGGGAAAATTTAAGTTGTTTTTAAAAGTGCCTTTTTTTTGCGGTATACTCGACGCCTGCAAAGCTCTTTCTTCTCTTGCTTTACCTAAACACCTTTGCGGAATCCTCCCCACTCCTATAACCAAATAAAAAAGGCCTCCTTTTACAGAAGACCCAAACTCTCCTATTGTCCCATAGCAAATTGCTGGCATTCACGTGCACAATGCATGCATACCCTGGCACAGTGCTGGGATTCGGGATCGGGAAATCTCATGCATTCGTTCGCACACCGCTGGCAGATATAAGCGCATATTCCCGCTAATCGGCGGGATTGCTTGCTGTGACGGCCCAGATAAGCAGTCATCGTGTGGCATATATCCGCACAGTCCCTCAGCAGATCCAGCTGTTTAGCACGCATCGCCACATCGCTCCGGTAATGGAGCATGTGAGTCATGTGTTCACATACCGCTGCACAATCCTGGACCGTTTTCAGAAGGCCCGGCGGCGGCTTGATCCCCATCCCCATGTGTCCTTGGCGCCCATCCATTCCATCAGACATCGGAACCTCATTTTGATAGTACATCCATATGACCTCCTGTATTTCACTGTCCCTGTCATGATATGAACATAGGGATGTCTAACATGCCCAAAACTTCAACTTGTTCTATGTAAAACAACTGTTTTTTATATCAATAAAAAGAACCGCCCTTCCGCCAGCGGTTCTTCCTACTCCAGCAATTTCCTGAACTCCGCTTCCCTGTCATCACACCGGATGAACCTTTCATCCAGGAGTGCGGCAAGAAGGTGCTGTTTGTACTCAGGATTGCTGATTTTTTGTTTAATCTCTTTTCTTTTTTCAAAAAGGAACTCCATGTATTCTTCATAATCGGCGGAATAGCCGGCTGCGATTTCATCGCGTATTTTCCGGGCGAGCTTCGGGCTCGCTCCTCCCGTTGAAACGGTGATGCAAAGACGCCCGCGCCGGATCACTGACGGCACATGGTAAGTGGACCGCTCCGGGTCATCGGTAATATTGATTAGTTTGTTCGGTCCCGCCACCACCGCGACTTCCTGGTTTACCTGTCTGTCATTGGTTGCTGCAATGATCAAGAATGCTCCTGCCGCCATATGTGATGAAAATCTCCTCCTGATCCAGCGGACAGCTTTTTTCCGCGCCAGATCACCAATAGCCTCAGTCACGTTCGGGGCAACGACAACCACCTCTGCTCCCGCATCAATCAGGGCATTCATTTTCCGCTCCGCAACCTTGCCACCGCCGACAACCAGAGCTGTCCTGCCTTTCAAATTCAGCATGGCTGGATACAAGTTTTTCACTATGCCTCATCTCCTGCAGCAGCCAATCCGGCAAGAAGCTCCTCAAGGCCTGCATCAAACCCGACAGGATCACACATGACCAGGTTTTTCGAAGGGGAACTTCTTTGGACTTCCGCTGCTGTTTTTTCCATCCGCTCTGTAAACTTCCCTGTAAACAGAAGATACGGCAGGATATAAATCGTGTCAAAGGGCTCCTGCACTAGATTTCCAAGTGCATCCTGATATGATGGCTGTGCCTCTTTTAAGTAGCAGGTGCGGACTGTGGTGCCGGAGCCCTGGTTGTCCATCAATTCCTCAGCCAATTTCTCCAGTTCCTTTGCCGACTCGTCTGTGCGGCTGCCGTGGCCTGTCAGCAGGACCGCTTCCGTTCCATCGCTTCGAAATCCTTTTTCAGCCAGTTTCCCAGCGAGGATGCCGGCCATTCCTGACCCCTTGCTTAATACGTCGCCATAGACAAACTCTACTTCCGGAAAGTTGTCTTCCGCCCGTTCTAAAGCGGACGGAATATCAACCAGGGCATGAATGCCGGAAGACAAGAGGACAGGCATGGCGATAATCCGGCTCGCCCCGCGCTCAATGCAGCGGCCGATCCCCTGTTCAATCGAGGGGGCGGCCAGTTCAAGAAACGCGAATTCCTGGATTGGCGCTTTAACGCGTGAGCTGGTCCTGCCAATGAAGCCGGCGAACTGGCGGTTCCCTGCTTCAGTCCGGCTGCCGTGCCCGATGTAAAGAATCGCATCCATGTCCTGTCCCTCCCTCAAGTCAGTTTATACTTTTTCAACAGACGCACACTGGCTGTTTGTCTTATCTAATAACGATATGATTCCTTCTGCATCAGGTGATTCCGCAATAGACGTATTTATTATTCCATGCCGGCGGGCTGCCTGTCCGGATTGTTCCCCGAAACAAGCGGCTTGAAGCGGTGCCAGCATGGCATCAGCATCCATGCCGGCTTGTTTCAGTGCATCTTTTAACAGTCCTGCCGATTTGGCGCACGGGAAAATGACGGTGTTGAGTTCAGCATCCTCAATCATGCGTTTAAAGATCGGAAAGTACGATTCATCCACCTTAGCTACGTGTGTGGTAAATAATTCATACTGATCATATTGAAGGGCAAAAAACCAGCGCTGCCCGTAAATGGAGTCTTCGCCTACGATCAAGGCAGGTTCACCTGAATGAATCGCGTTGAGATTCCCGGCCACTTCGGCCTGGAATCCGCATTTGTTTAGTTCTCTTACCGATTTTGAAGAACCCCCGAAAAGATTCGCTTTGATGCTGCGGATGTCTTTGCCTGCTTTAAATAGGTCTTCGAAAAAGATCTCAATGCTTTCAGGGCTGGAAAAAATGATCGTTTCGTAAGTCTCGATATTTTCTAATACCCGTTTGCGGCTGGTATCGGTCGGGATTCGTACATTTTTCATCTTAGGGAATTCAAATACATCCGCGCCCTGCTCCGTCAGTTTTTCGGCAAGGTCACTTTTCTTCACACCTGTGCGGGCGAGCAGAATCTGTCTGCCGTGAAGCGGCTTTTTCTCAAACCATTTTGTTTTATCCCGCAAGGATACGATGTCACCGACAAGAGTGATCGCCGGATTTTTGAATTGGACCGCTTCCGCTTTTTCGGCGATTGTATCAAGTGTCCCTTCAAGGGTCTGCTGGCGGCCGAATGTTCCCCATTGAATAAGGATGACCGGTGTTCCCGGTGACTTCCCGTGCTTTTTCAAGTTATCGCAAATATAGGAAAGGTTCGCTACTCCCATGTAAAAGGCGATCGTGTCTACGCCTGAGGCAAGCCCTTCCCAGTTGATGGACGGTTTTCCGTCCTTCGATTTGTCATGGGCGGTGACAACGGCAAACGATCCGCCGAATTCACGATGAGTGACAGGGATGCCCGCATAGGCGGGTGCTGCGATGCCGGATGTGATGCCGGGAACGATTTCAAACGGAATGCCGTATTGGGCCAGGGCTTCCGCTTCCTCGCCGACACGCCCGAATACGTTGGGGTCCCCGCCTTTCAAGCGGACGACCAGCTTGCCTTCCAGCGCTTTTTCAACGAGTGCCTGGTTGATGGCTTCCTGGCGCAGGAAATGGCGCTTCGGCAGCTTTCCGCCATAGATGAGCTCGCAGCCGTCTTTCGCATATGTCAGCAGTTTCGGGTTGGCAAGTCGGTCATATAAAATGACATCTGCCCGGCATATCGCTTCCATCCCTTTGACCGTTATCAGCTTTTCATCTCCGGGGCCGGCACCGACCAGCATCACTTTTCCCTGTTTCATGTGAATCTTCCTTCCCTCTATCTGATTGCGGAACCCGGGGACAGCCAGATGCTGCCCCACCGTTCCGCGTTAGTCTATGATGATAAAAATGCTCTCGCCATCGACTTCAACTTTAAATGTTTCCACCTGTCCTTCATCAGGATCCTGTACTTTTCCGTCTGCGAGTGAAATTTTCCAGTCATACACCGGGCAAAAGACAAACGAACCGCTTACGAGTCCTTCAGACAGGACACCGCCTTTTGGATGGGGACTGCGGTTTTCGAGTGCATACACATTTCCGTCCGTCACTTTAAATAAAGCAATTTCCCTGTCGCCTGCAACGATTGTCCGGCCGATGCGCGGTTCCAGTTCCGAGTAACTTGCCGCTTTAATCCGTGTCATTGTTTTGATCATCATCTGTCACCCCGTTTTTAGTTTGCCGGAACCGGCGCGTTCCGTTTTGTGTAATAGTTATTTTTGACTGTTTCGTCTTCGATCGCCTGTTTCCATGGTTCTTCATAGCGGGCCAGCGTCTGCTGGAGGCGTTCATTCAGTTCTGCACGTTTTTTGTCATCTTCCAGGACTTCTTTTATATGGCCGAGTCCGAATCGTTCCACCCACTTGGATGTGCGTTCCAGGTAGTTGGCTGTTTCACGGTAATACTGCAGGTAGGCTCCGGTGATGTCGAGCAGTTCTTCCTTCGTTTTCACCGTGTAGAGCAGGTCTCCGGCCCGCAAGTCCGTTCCGCCGTTTCCGCCTGCATAAATTTCCCAGCCGCCGTCAACACCGACGATGCCAACGTCTTTGATGCCTGATTCCGAGCAGTTGCGCGGGCAGGCGGATACGCTCATTTTCACTTTGTGCGGCGTATCCAGCCGCTCGAACATTTTCTCAAGTTCGATGCCAAGGCCCATGGAATCCTGGGTGCCGAAGCGGCAGAATGTGGAGCCGACACATGTCTTTACGGTGCGGAGCGTTTTGCCGTATGCGTAGCCTGACGGCATATCGAGTTCTTCCCAGACAGCTGTCAAATCCTCTTTCTTCACACCGATCAAAGCAATCCGCTGGCCGCCGGTCATTTTCACAAGCGGAATATTGTATTTTTCCGCTACCTGTCCGATTTTGATGAGATCCTGGGCGGATGTGACGCCACCGTACATTCTCGGAACGACAGAGTAGGTGCCGTCTTTCTGGATGTTGGCGTGCATTTTTTCATTGACGAGCCGTGAGTCCCGCTCATCCCGGTAATCCGGATAAATCATGCCAAGATAATAGTTGAGGGCCGGCCGGCATTTGGAGCAGCCTTCTTCAGTTGTCCAGCCAAGCACGTTCATCGTTTCTTTGACGGTTGTCAGTCCCTTTTCTTTGATTTCCGCGACAACTTCTTCACGGCTATGGGTTGTACAGCCGCAAATCGCTGTTTTTTGTGCGGATGCATCAAATTCATCACCGAGTGTATATTCAAGAATATCGGAAATGACCGGCTTGCATCGCCCGCAGGAACGGCCGGCATTCGTGCAGCCGCCGACTTCCTCGACTGAAGTCATTCCTTTTTCCTGGATTGCCGAGACAATATCGCCTTTCGTAACCCCATTACAGCCGCACACTAGTTCATCGTCAGGCATTTCTGCAACACTGCTTGCCTGTTCTGCACCCGGGGATTGCAGGATTTCAATTTCCGTCATTTCGGAAATGTCCTCTTTTGCGGTCATTAGCCGGAACAGCCTGGTGCTTTCTTTCGTATCGCCGTACAT is a genomic window of Bacillus marinisedimentorum containing:
- a CDS encoding penicillin-binding transpeptidase domain-containing protein; the encoded protein is MRNRPFFFLFLVLTALSLLALSGCAEKPKPADAFANYVEHWNDKDFNSMYSMLTAETKKRIAKEDFTGRYEKIYEDLDVSNLKVEFDRPEEETEPGEDGTVTFPYRVKMDTIAGPIEFEHEATLRQEEIEEEARWTVKWDTTLIFPELAPGDKVIPVALPPERGDIEDRNGVKLATKGTVLEVGMVPGRMEGQEDQSVKEAAEILGVGEDHIRKQLGLSWVNPESFVPIARIPADETETSKQIQAVKGTMVREVSDRVYPYKEAAAHLTGYTAKVTAEDLEAHPDKSYGPNDMIGRRGLEKVFEEKLRGEAGARINIVSGEGDRTVLAEKPAQHGETIRLAIDISIQEGMYRQLEGEQGAGVAIHPKTGEILAMASAPSYDPNDQLPNRPGDGAGKDELKARFGMRYAPGSTFKPITAAIGLETGAITPETTINVSGKTWKKDSSWGGYHVTRVSDPGGPVDLQKALVMSDNIYFAQAALAIGKEKFMESAKMYGFYENVPFAYPVYQSILAGEEGIKSEVRLADTGYGQGQVETSPVHLAFMYTPFLNKGNLISPQLIMQSAEQGEVWHESVMSEQTADIIRQDLIQVIESPNGTARSVDVPEVKLAGKTGTAELKMSKDEKGQENGWFVAFDAEKGGFLTVMLIEDVKNGEGSHYVLPKVERVIEQHLLNQAQGN
- a CDS encoding Cof-type HAD-IIB family hydrolase gives rise to the protein MKLVAIDMDGTLLNNRGEVSRENADAIRYAQENGVEVAIATGRVFYDVHTISERSGIKTHVIGTNGATAHSKSGELLRSIPMREQDIDRIVSWLAAENFHFEVYTDKSIYTPDNGRERMLAEIDRFKSANPEFDETDFVYMINKHFDQGEFTYFKTAADIMEGSKEYYKVLAFSMDRGRLEKGWAEFHGLEHVSIVSSADNNFELQHKDSSKGNALVKLADSLGIPMENTMAIGDNFNDVSMFEKVRYSVAMGNAKPEIKSLCSMTTAGNDENGVAEALYRFTDDL
- a CDS encoding lysoplasmalogenase, with the protein product MENPAFAFAAAAIISGGVYLAAIRYEKQMIKYILKPGTMVLIILFSISGGALNSIYGWLIIAGLLLSMAGDVFLMLPSDRFLQGLASFFAAHLLYAAAFWNEALLKFLDILPVIAVLFLVISGSMFFSSLKKEVSEEGGNGLLIAVTSYIAVISIMVFAAALTGSTAAVSGALLFYFSDAVLAWNRFKERFSIAEYLVMGSYFGAQLFIAYSVHLLG
- a CDS encoding DUF5673 domain-containing protein, with amino-acid sequence MDWTVMVVYTALFLFAVNFSLVVYHFFRQKGFGDILYPYGHVFQTEFGSIVIKSTNTWQYRTAVVLAAIFVLGAAAGMFLLPVSNHLLFLFPMGMLYSFTLVLLFNVMEIRTKGLTINGFTIPWEDISSYRWNGSGLHYRLCVYHKQAFFTRKHQTMLIPKAEKEKIEALITEKLEIGESKGLPV
- the nirD gene encoding nitrite reductase small subunit NirD, coding for MMIKTMTRIKAASYSELEPRIGRTIVAGDREIALFKVTDGNVYALENRSPHPKGGVLSEGLVSGSFVFCPVYDWKISLADGKVQDPDEGQVETFKVEVDGESIFIIID
- the cobA gene encoding uroporphyrinogen-III C-methyltransferase — encoded protein: MKQGKVMLVGAGPGDEKLITVKGMEAICRADVILYDRLANPKLLTYAKDGCELIYGGKLPKRHFLRQEAINQALVEKALEGKLVVRLKGGDPNVFGRVGEEAEALAQYGIPFEIVPGITSGIAAPAYAGIPVTHREFGGSFAVVTAHDKSKDGKPSINWEGLASGVDTIAFYMGVANLSYICDNLKKHGKSPGTPVILIQWGTFGRQQTLEGTLDTIAEKAEAVQFKNPAITLVGDIVSLRDKTKWFEKKPLHGRQILLARTGVKKSDLAEKLTEQGADVFEFPKMKNVRIPTDTSRKRVLENIETYETIIFSSPESIEIFFEDLFKAGKDIRSIKANLFGGSSKSVRELNKCGFQAEVAGNLNAIHSGEPALIVGEDSIYGQRWFFALQYDQYELFTTHVAKVDESYFPIFKRMIEDAELNTVIFPCAKSAGLLKDALKQAGMDADAMLAPLQAACFGEQSGQAARRHGIINTSIAESPDAEGIISLLDKTNSQCASVEKV
- a CDS encoding sirohydrochlorin chelatase, giving the protein MDAILYIGHGSRTEAGNRQFAGFIGRTSSRVKAPIQEFAFLELAAPSIEQGIGRCIERGASRIIAMPVLLSSGIHALVDIPSALERAEDNFPEVEFVYGDVLSKGSGMAGILAGKLAEKGFRSDGTEAVLLTGHGSRTDESAKELEKLAEELMDNQGSGTTVRTCYLKEAQPSYQDALGNLVQEPFDTIYILPYLLFTGKFTERMEKTAAEVQRSSPSKNLVMCDPVGFDAGLEELLAGLAAAGDEA
- a CDS encoding four-helix bundle copper-binding protein encodes the protein MYYQNEVPMSDGMDGRQGHMGMGIKPPPGLLKTVQDCAAVCEHMTHMLHYRSDVAMRAKQLDLLRDCADICHTMTAYLGRHSKQSRRLAGICAYICQRCANECMRFPDPESQHCARVCMHCARECQQFAMGQ
- a CDS encoding DeoR/GlpR family DNA-binding transcription regulator — encoded protein: MYQEERMASILDYLKEHKRISVDHICRMFNVSRDTARRDLVKLEERGDLNRTRGGAVLPDIEGRLKTYQDRLMDVSEEKRAIGKLAASLIKNGENIILDTSTTVQACAESLTALDITVVTNSINQVEILSQKDRVEMYLLGGRLNKHHRFLYGTSAVEKLAEYHADKAFIGVGGIMDTGLAIQYEEDGMIKKKMIDQADQVILLTDHSKFGKPYFYQFASLQDIDVLVTDRLPDEPFLRILKQAGVTILTTEDDPRI
- a CDS encoding precorrin-2 dehydrogenase/sirohydrochlorin ferrochelatase family protein; the protein is MKNLYPAMLNLKGRTALVVGGGKVAERKMNALIDAGAEVVVVAPNVTEAIGDLARKKAVRWIRRRFSSHMAAGAFLIIAATNDRQVNQEVAVVAGPNKLINITDDPERSTYHVPSVIRRGRLCITVSTGGASPKLARKIRDEIAAGYSADYEEYMEFLFEKRKEIKQKISNPEYKQHLLAALLDERFIRCDDREAEFRKLLE